Within the Pseudomonas putida genome, the region ACTTCGGCACTGGCCTTGGAGGGGTGGCCGCCGACTTGCAGCAGCGCCAGCACCAGGGAGGTGAATTCGTGGCCCATGGGGATGCCGGCAAAACGCAGGCTGATGTCGGCACCCGGGCGGTTGAGCGAGAACGACGGGCGACGGGCATCGGTACCGTCCGCGCTCAAGGTAATGAGGTTCGACAGACTGGCAATTTCCACCAGCAGGTCGTGCAGTTCGCGGGACTTCGCGCCGTCGTCGAGGGATGCAACGATCTCGATCGGCTGGGTGACCCGCTCCAGGTAGGTTTTCAGTTGCGATTTAAGCGTGGCGTCCAACATACGGGCGATTCCTTTTTCAATCTTCGGATACAAAAACGCCCAGGCAATAGCGCCCGGGCGTTTGGCGGGGCAGTGAGTACTTCAGCTTTGGCGGCTGCTCACCGCCCACGACTGGCGCACGGTCTTAGATCTTGCCGACCAGGTCCAGGGATGGCGCGAGGGTAGCTTCGCCTTCTTTCCACTTGGCTGGGCAGACTTCGCCTGGGTGAGCGGCGATGTACTGGGCAGCCTTGACCTTGCGCAGCAGCTCGCTGGCGTCGCGGCCTACGCCACCGTCGTTGATTTCGACGATCTTGATCTGGCCTTCCGGGTTGATCACGAAGGTACCGCGATCGGCCATGCCGGCTTCTTCGATCAGCACGTCGAAGTTGCGCGAAATGACGTGGGTCGGGTCACCGATCAGCGGGTACTTGATCTTGCTGATGGTGTCGGACGTGTCGTGCCAGGCTTTGTGGGTGAAGTGGGTGTCGGTGGACACGCCGTAGATTTCCACGCCCAGCTTCTGGAACTCGGCGTAGTTGTCAGCAAGGTCACCCAGCTCGGTCGGGCAGACGAAGGTGAAATCGGCCGGGTAGAAGAACACGACAGACCACTTGCCCTTCAGGTCGGCTTCGCTTACCTGAACGAATTCGCCGTTGTGGAAGGCGGTGGCGTTGAACGGTTTGACCTGGCTGTTGATGATTGGCATGAGAGATGCTCCTTCATGGGGTTGGAATCAGTTGATGGAGAGAATCCTAACCGCTGGTCGCCATGAAGGCTCATTGGCAAACCTCATGCTTGCGATTGGTTTTGGCTATAAGCGAGGTTTATTAATAGAAGGGATTGGGCTGAGCAAAGGATTGCGCCCGCTTGTGCGGCCCTCGCCGGCAAGCAGGCTGCCATGGGTAGGCGCCGGCTTCAGGGCTGGGCATACCCGGGAAGCCGGCTTGCGGGTTTCAGGGGGAATGAGGTTCAGCGCGTAACGGTGCGCATGGTGACGAACTCTTCCGCCGCCGTCGGGTGCACGCCAATGGTCTCGTCGAACTGCTGCTTGGTAGCGCCAGCCTTCAGGGCAATACCCAAGCCCTGGATGATCTCGCCAGCCTCAGGGCCGACCATGTGGCAGCCCAGCACCTTGTCGGTTTCGGCGTCCACCACCAGTTTCATCAAGGTCTTTTCCTGGATGTCGGTGAGGGTCAGTTTCATGGCGCGGAAGCGGCTCTCGAAGACCTGCACCTTGTGCCCGGCTTCCAGTGCCTGCTCTTCAGTCAGGCCCACGGTACCGATCGGCGGCTGGCTGAACACTGCGGTGGGGATGTTCTGGTAATCCACCGCGCGGTACTGCTCGGGTTTGAACAGGCGCCGTGCCACGGCCATGCCTTCGGCCAGGGCGACCGGGGTGAGTTGCACGCGGCCAATCACATCGCCAATGGCCAGGATCGTCGGAGCGGTGGTCTGGTACTGCTCGTCCACACGGATGTAACCGCGGCCGTCCAGCTCCACACCGGTGTTTTCCAGGCCCAGATTGTCGAGCATCGGGCGTCGGCCGGTGGCGTAGAACACGCAATCGGTGACCAGTTCACGGCCATCCTTGAGGGTGGCCTTGAGGCTGCCGTCTTCAAGCTGCTCGATGCGCTGGATATCGGCATTGAACTGCAAGTCCATGCCGCGTTTTTCCAGCTCTTCCTTCAAATGGGTACGCACCGAACCGTCGAAACCGCGCAGGAACATGTCGCCGCGATAGAGCAACGTGGTGGCAGCGCCCAGCCCTTGGAAAATGCCGGCGAACTCGACCGCAATGTAGCCGCCGCCCACCACCAGCACCCGGCGTGGCAGCGCTTTGAGGTAGAACGCCTCGTTGGAGGTGATGGCCAGCTCCTTGCCCGGAATGTCCGGCACCTGTGGCCAGCCACCCGTCGCGATAAGGATGTGCCCGGCGCTGTAGCGCTGGCCTTGCACTTCCACTTCGTTGGCGCCGGTGATGCGCGCATGGCCTTGCAGCAGCGTCACGCCGCTGTTGACCAGCAGGTTGCGATAGATGCCGTTGAGGCGTTCGATTTCGCGGTTTTTGTTGGCGATGAGGGTACCCCAGTCGAAGTGGCCCTCCTCCAAGGTCCAGCCGTAGCCGGCAGCCTGCTCCAGTTCATCCGCGACGTGGGCGCCATACACCAGCAGCTTCTTGGGCACACAACCAACGTTGACGCAGGTGCCACCCAGGTAGCGGCTCTCGGCTACCGCCACTTTTGCGCCAAAGCCCGCTGCGAAGCGCGCCGCGCGCACACCACCGGACCCGGCACCAATCACGAACAGATCAAAATCGTAGGCCATGTATTCAGTCTCCTTGGCTGGCGCTCAGCATACCGCCGTTGGCCGCCACAAACAAAAAAGCCACCCAGCCGGGTAATGCACGGCAGTCAGCATTTTCAGGGCCGCTGTGCGGCTCCAAATCGCTTGACTGTAGTGCATTACCCAGAAGGGTGGCTCGTAGACCTGCAGTGGCTTATCAGTAAGCCTTGCCGGTCTTGTAGTAGTTCTCGAAGCAGAAGTTGGTCGCGTCGATGTAACCTTCGGCGCCGCCGCAGTCGAAACGCTGGCCCTTGAACTTGTAGGCGATCACGCAGCCGTTCTGCGCCTGCTGCATCAGTGCGTCAGTGATCTGGATCTCGCCGCCTTTGCCCGGTGGGGTGTTACGGATGATATCGAAGATATCCGGGGTCAGGATGTAGCGGCCGATGATCGCCAGGTTCGACGGAGCGTCTTCCGGGGCAGGCTTCTCGACCATGTTGGTCACACGGAAGATGTCGTCGCGGATCATGTCGCCGGCAATCACGCCGTACTTGTTGGTTTCCTGCGGATCGACTTCCTGGATGGCGATGATCGAGCAGCGGAACTGGTTGTACAGCTTCACCATCTGGGTCAGTACGCCGTCACCTTCCGGGTTGACGCACAGGTCATCGGCCAGCACCACAGCAAACGGTTCGTCACCGATCAGCGGCTGGCCGGTCAGGATGGCATGGCCCAGGCCTTTCATTTCGGTCTGGCGGGTGTAGGAGAACGAGCACTCGTTGAGCAGGCGACGGATGCCGACCAGGTATTTTTCCTTGTCGGTGCCCTTGATCTGGTTTTCCAGCTCGTAGCTGATGTCGAAGTGGTCTTCCAGGGCGCGCTTACCGCGGCCTGTGACAATGGAAATCTCGTTCAGGCCAGCGTCCAGGGCCTCTTCAACGCCATACTGGATCAGTGGCTTGTTGACCACTGGCAGCATTTCCTTGGGCATGGCTTTGGTAGCAGGCAGGAAGCGAGTGCCGTAACCGGCTGCCGGGAACAAGCATTTCTTGATCATAAACGTCCTTAAACAAAGGCGGAGCCTGTGGAATTCGGCGCAGTCTAATCAGGCGGCAGTCACCTTACAATGCCCCGCCTGCGGCCGACCGATGCCATGATAGAGATAACCCAGTGTAGATAGTTCCAGGGGATCGTAAATATTACGGCCATCAAATATCACTGGCATGCGCATCAGCCCACGCACACGGCTGAAATCCGGTTGGCGGAACTGCTTCCATTCAGTCACCAGGGCCAGTGCATCGGCACCTTCCACGCAGGCGTAAGGGTCCTCGGTCAGCTTCAGTTGACCACTGGCCAGCGCCTGCGCATAGCGCTCGGTAACCCCGGCCAGCGCCACCGGATCGCAGGCCTGCACACGTGTGCCTGCGGCCAGCAACGCATCGAGCAGCACCAGGCTGGGCGCCTCGCGCAGGTCATCGGTGCCCGGTTTGAAGGCCAGCCCCCATACCGCCACGGTACGGCCGCGCAGCACACCACCGAAATGCTGCTGCAGGGCGGTGAACAACAGGGTTTTTTGCTGATCGTTGCGGGCCTGTACTGCCCGCAGGATGACAGGCTGATAACCTTGCTGCTCGGCTGTGCGCAGCAACGCACGGATGTCCTTCGGGAAGCACGATCCCCCATAGCCACAGCCGGCGTAGATGAAATGGCTGCCGATGCGCCGGTCGCTGCCAATGCCGTGGCGCACCTGCTCGATGTCCACGCCCAGGTGGGCGCACAGCCCGGCCAGTTCGTTGATGAACGATATCTTGGTGGCCAGGAAGGCGTTGGCGGCGTACTTGCTGAACTCGGCCGCACGCGGAGACATCACCAGGATACGTTCGCGATTGCGCACAAAGGGCGCGTAGAGGCGTTGCAAGCACTGCCGTGCGGCCTCGTTGTCCGTACCTATGATGATGCGGTCCGGGCGCATGAAATAGTCGATGGCGCTGCCTTCCTTGAGAAACTCCGGGTTGCTCGCCACCTCGACGGTAAAGCCTGCGCTGCGCTCGCGCAGGCCCTGCATCACCTGCCGGGCCACGCGCTCTGCGGTGCCGACCGGCACGGTCGACTTGTTGACCACCAGGCAACTGCGCGGCAAATGGCGGCCAAGGCTGTCGGCCACGGCCAGGACGTGCTGCAGGTCGGCCGAGCCGTCTTCCAGGCTGGGCGTGCCCACGGCGATGAACACCACCTGCGCCGTGGCCAGCGACGGCTGCCACTGGTCGCTGAAGCTCAGCAGCCCTTGCTCCACGCCTGCTTGCAGCAGTGCCTGCAACCCCGGTTCATGGATCGGACACTGGCCCTTCCGCAGCTGTGCCAGGCGGTGCGGGTCGCGCTCCAGGCACACCACCCGGTTGCCCATCCCGGCGAAACAGGCTGCCGTCACCAACCCTACATACCCTGCCCCGATCACACAGAGGTCCATGGCCGCGCTCCTTGAGTGAGATAGCGGACATTGCTACCGCCCGGGGGTTGCAAAGCGGTGACGGCGCGATGACAGAACAGTGCGCCAACGGTGAGCGCGTCAGCTACCGGTGCCCTGCCCGATCAGCACCCCGTCGACCTTCTGCCCATACAGGTTGACGCCGTCGTTGGCATGAAACTTCAGCCGGGTCTTCTCGACAGAGCCCTCCACCAGCCGAGGGTCCTGCGGCCGCTCGTGGCGGTTGACCCAGGCTGCCACATCCCACGCCTGCTGATCACTCAGGCTGCCTGGCCGGCCCAGCGGCATGTTGTGCTTGATGAAGGAAGCGGCCGTATTGATCCGGTGCATGCCGGCGCCCCAGTTGTAGGAATCCTTGCCCCACAACGGCGGCATCACGTATTCGTCGGCCACCTTCTGCCCTTCGCCGTCGTCCCCGTGGCAGATGGCGCACTGCTCGCGGTAGACCTGCTGACCGCGCTTGAAGTCATAGCCACCCTTGGGTTGCGGTACTTCAGGGTACCCGCGCCCGGCGATCTCCACCCCTGTAGGGGCTTTGGTAGCCAACCAGTAGGCATAGACCGACAGCGCGGTCATCTGCGGGCTGTCTGCGGCCGGTGGCTTGCCGTTCATGCTGAACTGGAAGCAGCCCTGGATACGCTCGGCGAAGGTGTTGACCTTGTCATTTTTCTTGCGATATGCCGGATACATAGGGTACGCACCCCACATCGGCGCGGAGTGCGGCAAGCGGCCTTGGTCCAGGTGGCAGTTGCTGCAGTTCATGCCGTTACCCACCGCCTCAGGCATCAGTCGGCGGGTGTCGACGAACAGCGCATGGCCCTCGCGCACCATGTTGCCGAAAGCGTTGTCGGGCAGTTCACGCTCAGCGGGAGGCGCAAACTGCGCTGAGCCCTTGGCAGCAGTAACGTTCAACTGCGACTGGTCTTCCATGGCGATGGGCGCCGCAACCGCATGCCCCATGGCCGACAGCAGCAACGCTGGCATCAGTGCTTTCTTGGCTTTCACGGCTTTCATGGCTTGACCTCCTGGCTGGCAGGGTTGGCAAAGAATGCTGCGATTGCCTGGACCTCTTGGTCGGTCAGGGCCTTGGCCACGCCGACCATCAGCTGATTGGGGTCGTTGCTGCGGCTGCCATCGCGCCAGCCGTTGAGTTGCGCCGCCAGGTAGCTGGCAGGCTGACCTGCCAGGGGCGGAAAGTGCTCGCCCACACCACTGCCACCAGGACCATGGCATTGCACGCAACCGGGAATGTTACGGCTCCAGTCACCGTAAAGCGCCAGGCGGGTGGTGGGATCGTTAGCGATCTGCTGACGGCGCACGCCTGGGGCCTGCTCGCCTGGCAGGGCGGCCAGGTAGCTGCTGACGGCCGTGATCTCATCCTCGGTCAAGGCCTTGGCCAGCGGTTCCATCACCGCTTGTTTGCGGCTGCCGGCACGCCAGTCATGCAACTGTTTGCTCAGGTAACCTGCCGGCAGGCCGGCCAGGCGTGGGAAGCCAGCGGCGACTATGCCCTTGCCGTCAGGGCCATGGCAGCCCAGGCAAGCCATGGCGGCGGGGTTGGCGCCACCCTGGGTGAAGATCTTCTGGCCATCGGCGGCATGCGCCATGGGCCAGGCCACGATCAGCAGGCTGCCGATCAGGACTCGACTCAACGGGGTCATCACGAATCTCCATTTCTTTTGTTATAAGCTTAGGCTTAAAACACATAAGCAAATGGATACTAGCCCCGCCTGGGAACTGCCAACAACGGCAACACGACCAGCACATGGCAATTGGCCTTGTTAACCGCGTTTTACTTGAGCCAGATCAACCGCCAGAGATGCACTTGGTCGCCGCAGTGCGCACATCGCCCAAACGCAGTGGGAAGTTGTTCAAGCGTTCATGCAGCTTGATGCTGCTGCCGCTGCCACGTTCATCGATATCCACCAGTGCCGCTGGCCCGGCGCCGGCCGTCAGCTTTTGCGGCACGATCAAGCGCAGGCCATCGCCGCGCTGCTCTTCGACCAACGGATCACGGGTGTTCGCCAGCTCCTTCTTGACACAGTCGGCATACTCGCGGGGCGTCTTGCCAGAGATCACATCCATCGTTTCGTGCGACTGCTCCAGCTCGGAAACGCTGACACAACCACCCAGCGTCAGGGACAACGCCGCCACCATCCACTTCATTTGGCATACCTCAGCTATCAGGAATGCATCAGACCACGGCCAGGCACTTTTGCTCCGTGCTTTGGCAGATTTATCTAGCCCCACGCCATCCGGCGCGCCAGCCAATCCCGACATCGTGGTATCGTTCGCGTTTGCTGAACCCGACTTTGCGGAGCACCCCATGAAATTCGTACACCAGCGCGAGCATCTCAACGAGGACGACATCGTCGTCATCGAGTGCTCTCAACGCTGCAACATCCGCCTGATGAACGACGCCAACTTCCGCAGCTTCAAAAACGGCGGCCGACACACCTACCACGGCGGCCACTTCGAGCGGTTCCCGGCCAAGATCACGGTACCTAGCACCGGTTTCTGGAACATCACCATCGACACCGTGACCACGCGCCCGATCTCGGTAACGCGCAAGCCAACCTTGTCCCACAAGATCAAGATCATCCGTCGTTCGTCGTCCAAACTCAGATAAGACCGCCATGAACCAGAACATCAAGTACGTCATCAAATACAAGCTCGACGGCGAACGCCGCTGGGACTTCGCCGTCATGTCCGATGCCTCGCACGAGCAGGCACTGGAAGCCCTGCGCAAGATCCACGGCGACGACGCCGACAAGATCAGCGAGATCCACGTCAGCAAGGCCCTGTAAAACCGCTGGGAGAACTGCATGAGCAACTGGCCAGACCGTCGTATTCTCGATCTGCTGGGCATCGAGTTGCCCATTCTCCAGGCGCCCATGGCCGGCGCCAGCGGCTCGGCCCTGGCCATCGCCGTGGCCAACGCCGGGGGCCTGGGCGCCCTGCCCTGCGCCATGCTCACCGGCGAGCAGGTGCGCGACGAGATCGCAGCCTTTCGCAGCGCTTGCCCGAGCGCCCCGCTGAACCTGAATTTCTTCTGCCACCAGCCGCCAGCCCCTGACGTCGACCGCGACAAGCGCTGGAAGCTGGCACTCAAGCCGTACTACACCGAAGTGGGCGCCGACTTCGAGGCTCCCACCCCGGTGTCCAATCGCGCCCCCTTTGACGAGCACAGCTGCCAGTGGGTCGAACAACTGCGCCCGGAGGTGGTGAGCTTCCACTTCGGCCTGCCCGACGCTGCGCTGCTGCAGCGTGTGAAAGCAACCGGAGCCAAGGTGCTGTCCAGCGCCACTACGGTGGAAGAAGCACTGTGGTTGGAGGCCAAGGGTTGCGATGCGATCATTGCCATGGGCAGTGAAGCCGGTGGCCATCGCGGCATGTTCCTCAGTGAAGACATCAACAGCCAGATCGGCACCTTCGCCCTGGTGCCGCAGGTTGCCGATGCAGTCGGGGTGCCGGTGATCGCCGCTGGCGGCATCGCTGACCCTCGTGGCCTGGTTGCCGCGCTGGCCCTGGGGGCCAGCGCCGTGCAAATCGGCACGGCCTACCTGTTCTGCCCGCAGGCCAAGGTGTCTACGGCCCACCGGCGCGCGCTGGACAGTGCTTCGGCCAGCGACACGGCCCTGACCAACCTGTTCACCGGGCGCCCGGCACGCGGCATCAATAACCGCGTCATGCGCGAACTGGGGCCGATAAGTGAACTGGCGCCACGCTTCCCCCTGGCTGGCGGCGCGCTGATGCCGTTGCGGGCAATCACCGATCCACAAGGCAACAGCGACTTCAGCAACTTGTGGGCAGGGCAAGCGTTGCGGCTGGGCAAGGCGATGCCGGCTGAACAGCTGACCCGGGAAATTGCAGAGAGGGCGTTGACACTGGTTGGGCGCTAGCGACTGGCGTGGGGTGCCTGCCCCTGAAGGGAGTGCGCCAATTTCAGCTATCAAACCAGGCAGCACCTTCCGGCTTCAGAGCTATCGCTATATAGTTACCGCTATAACGATAACCTGAACTCCCAAGGAGCTGTTTTCATGCGTACACGCTTGCCCCTCCTGGCCGCCACTGCCCTCGCCTGCATCCTATCCGTCAACAGCGCCTGGGCCGACGAGGTGCAGGTTGCGGTCGCCGCAAACTTCACCGCGCCGATCCAGGCCATCGCCAAGGACTTCGAGAAAGACACCGGCCATAAGCTGATCGCTGCCTACGGCGCCACCGGGCAGTTCTACGCACAGATCAAGAACGGCGCGCCGTTCGAGGTGTTCCTCGCCGCCGATGACAGCACCCCGGCCAAGCTGGAGCAGGAAAAGGACATCGTCCCCGGCTCGCGCTTCACCTACGCCATTGGTACGTTGGCCCTGTGGTCGGCCAAGGACGGCTACGTTGACGCCCAAGGTGAGGTATTGAAGAAAAACCAGTACAAGCACCTGTCCATCGCCAACCCGAAAACGGCGCCCTACGGCCTGGCCGCCACACAAGTACTGGCCAAGCTTGGCTTGGCTCAAGCCACCCAGGGCAAGATCGTCGAAGGCCAGAACATCACCCAGGCCTTCCAGTTCGTCTCCACCGGCAATGCCGAGCTGGGTTTCGTCGCCCTGTCGCAGATCTACAAGGACGGCAAAGTCACCCGTGGTTCGGCCTGGGTCGTACCGTCCGAACTGCACGACCCTATCCGCCAGGACGCCGTCATTCTCAACAAGGGCAAAGATAACCCGGCGGCCAAGGCACTGGTTGAATACCTCAAAGGCCCCAAAGCCACTGCGATCATCAAGTCTTATGGTTATGAACGCTGATGCCACTGGACGCCAGTGACCTGGGGGCCATCTGGCTGACCGTCAAGCTGGCCAGCCTGACCACCCTGATCTTGCTGCTCATCGGCACGCCCATCGCCTGGTGGCTGGCGCGTACGCGCTCTTGGCTGCGCGGGCCGGTGGGCGCGGTGGTTGCGCTGCCGCTGGTGCTGCCGCCGACGGTGATCGGGTTTTACCTGCTGATCGCCCTCGGCCCGCATGGCTGGATAGGCCAGGCCACCGCGGCCCTGGGCCTGGGCAGCGTGGTGTTCAGTTTCACTGGCCTGGTGATCGGCTCGACGGTGTACTCCCTGCCGTTCGTGGTGCAACCGCTGCAGAACGCCTTCGCTGCCATCGGCCAGCGCCCGCTGGAAGTCGCCGCGACCTTGCGCGCCAGCCCGTGGGACACCTTCGTACATGTGGTGCTGCCGCTGGCACGGCCTGGTTTCATCACCGCCAGCATCCTTGGTTTTGCCCACACCGTAGGCGAGTTTGGTGTGGTACTGATGATTGGCGGCAACATCCCTGACAAGACCCGCGTGGTCTCGGTGCAGATCTTCGATCACGTCGAGGCCATGGAATATACGCAAGCCCACTGGCTGGCCGGTGCCATGCTGGTGTTCTCGTTCCTGGTGCTGCTCCTGCTGTACGCAGGGCGCCGAGGCAAGCCTGGCTGGAGCTGAAATGAGCGGATCGATTGTGGCGCGCATCAAGCTTGCGCGTGACGACTTCACCTTGGATGTCGACCTGCAACTGCCAGGGCGCGGCATCAGCGCCCTGTTCGGCCATTCCGGCTCGGGCAAAACCTCGTGCCTGCGCTGCCTGGCCGGCCTGGAAAGGGCCGCGAGCGCTTATATCGAGGTCAACGGTGAAGTCTGGGAAGACAGTGCGCGCAACTACTTCCAGGCGCCCCACCTGCGGCCGGTCGGCTACGTGTTTCAGGAGGCCAGCCTGTTCCCGCATTTGTCGGTGCGCGGCAACCTGGCGTTCGGCTGGCGGCGAATTGCACCAGACGAGCGCAAGGTCAACCTCGACCAAGCCTGCCAACTGCTGGGCATCGGCCACCTGCTCGAACGCAGACCGGCAACCCTGTCGGGCGGCGAGGCTCAGCGTGTGGGTATCGCCCGGGCGCTGCTCAGCAGCCCGCGCCTGTTATTGATGGATGAGCCCCTGGCCGCACTGGACGGGCCGCGCAAGCGCGAGATCCTGCCCTACCTGGAGCGCCTGCACGATGAACTGGACGTTCCTGTGATCTACGTCAGCCATGCCCAGGACGAAGTGGCGCGGCTGGCCGACCACCTGGTGCTGCTGGAGCAAGGCAGGGCAACGGCCAGCGGCCCGATTGGGCAAACCCTCGCGCGCCTGGACCTGTCGCTGGCCCAGGGCGACGATGCCGGCGCGGTATTAGAGGGCGTGGTGGTTGACCACGACGCCCATTACGGCTTGCTCGACCTGCGCCTGCCTGGCAGTCAAGCGCCGGTGCTACGCATTGCCCACCCGGCGCACGAAACGGGCAGCACCTTGCGGGTCAAGATTCAGGCCCGCGACGTCAGCCTGACGCTATCGCCAGATGGCGCCTCCAGCATCCTTAACCGGCTGGCCGTGCGGGTGCGTGACGTGCACCCGGCAGACAACCCGGCGCATGTGCTGGTCAGCCTGGATGCCGGCGGCAATGCCCTGCTGGCGCGCATCACCCGCTTCTCGGCGGACCAGCTCGGCCTGCATCCGGGGCAGGCGTTGATCGCGCAGATAAAGTCGGTAGCGCTATTGGGCTGAGCATCACTCGCGCGGCCGCTGTCCATTGATCAGTGACCTGATCGAGGCCTGCCGCCCATGCTTGACTGCACCCTACCCGCCAGCCTGCATTACGTTGACGATAGCCAGCCCGGCCTGAGCCGGCGCCGCTGGCGCGACCGTTTCATCTACCTCGATGCCCAAGGCCAGCGGGTGCGCGACAGCGAAACCCTGGCACGCATCGCCGCCCTGGTGATCCCGCCAGCCTACACCGACGTGTGGATTTGCGCCGACCCGCAAGGCCACCTGCAAGCCACAGGGCGCGATGCGCGTGGCCGCAAGCAATACCGCTACCACGCCCAGTGGCGCGAGCTGCGCGATCAACACAAATATGGACGCATGCTGGCCTTCGCCCAGGCATTGCCCAAGCTTCGGGCACAGCTGGAGACCCACCTGGCGCGCCCGGGGCTGGACCGGGAGAAGGTAATGGCACTGGTGGTCAGCCTGCTGGACCACACACTGATCCGCATCGGCAACCAGCGCTATTTGCGCGACAACAAATCCTACGGCCTGACCACGCTGCGCAACCGCCATGTGAAGGTCGAGGGCAGCACCATCCGCTTCCAGTTCCGCGGCAAGCGCGGCGTGGAACACAATGTCACCCTGCGCGACCGACGCCTGGCCAACCTGCTCAAACGTTGCATGGAGCTGCCGGGCCAAGCGCTGTTCCAGTACCTGGACGAAGAAGGCCAGCGGCACAGCATTGGGTCCAGTGAGATCAACCAATTCCTGCAGCAACTGACCGGTGCCGATTTCACTGCCAAGGATTACCGCACCTGGGCAGGTAGCAGCCTGGCGCTGAGCCTGCTCAGGCCGCTGGCCTGGGAGCCGGAGAGCGAGGCCAAGCGCCAGGTTGCGAGTATCGTCAAGCAGGTGGCCGCGCGCCTGGGTAACACCCCGGCCGTATGCAGGCGCTGCTATATCCACCCTGCCGTGCTGGAGCATTACGCCTTGGGACGCCTGGCAGAGCTTCCTGGCCGCCGCGTGCGCAAGGGCCTTGATCCCGAAGAAGTGGCATTGCTGTTGTTTCTGCAGGCACTGGAGCAAGCACAAGCCAATTGAACGAGCCTATACCTGTAATCATGCAGAGAAATTTCACATTAAGGTCGAAGCGCCCTATCCTTGCCACCGAGCACCTTCGCCGGACGCTTACCCGCGTTTCACCACGGCACCTGCAACTAAAGACACACAACAGAATTTGCTTTACGGGGAATTAATATCCGCCGAAAGCGTCTTTAATGAGAAGGAAGAGGGACAGGCTCCCACCACTGCGGCACTTGCCGGGTGGATTTCGATACCACCAAGGAGAACTACATGCTGATACTCACCCGTAAGGTTGGCGAAAGCATCGTCATCAACGATGACATCAAAGTCACCATTCTGGGCGTCAAGGGGATGCAGGTGAGGATTGGCATTGATGCACCAAAGGATGTCCAGGTGCACCGTGAAGAAATCTTCAAGCGTATCCAGGCCGGTAGCCCAGCCCCGGAAAAGCACGACGATCAACACTGATTGCGACACTTCAAGCCGCACGGACGCGCTTGATCGATTGCGTACCTACCGCAGCCCGAGCCTCAGGCGCCAAGCAGCTCGCGCACTTTGGCGATCAACTTGTCCACGTCGAACGGTTTGTCGAACGCCGCAGCGAACAGCTCCGGGCGTCCTTGGCTGGCCTGCGCGCCACTCATCAGGATCACAGGGAGGTCGGGCAACTGCAGCTCTTTGCGGATGGCCAGTACCAACTCTTCGCCGTTGAGCACCGGCATCATGTAGTCGGTGATCACCAGATCCACGCGTTTTTCCTGTAACGCTTCCAGGGCCTTGCGCCCATTGCTCGCCTTTTCTACCAGAAAGCCTTCGTCCTCCAGGGCAAAGCCCAGGATATCGGCGATCAGGTATTCGTCATCGACGATCAGAATAGTGTTCATCCGCCGCCCTTCACCCGCTGCCTTGGGGCACGGGCGTACCCGAGAGCACACCGGATGCGCCCTCGAAAGCCTTGTGCAGGTGAATGCCCTG harbors:
- a CDS encoding NAD(P)H-dependent flavin oxidoreductase; amino-acid sequence: MSNWPDRRILDLLGIELPILQAPMAGASGSALAIAVANAGGLGALPCAMLTGEQVRDEIAAFRSACPSAPLNLNFFCHQPPAPDVDRDKRWKLALKPYYTEVGADFEAPTPVSNRAPFDEHSCQWVEQLRPEVVSFHFGLPDAALLQRVKATGAKVLSSATTVEEALWLEAKGCDAIIAMGSEAGGHRGMFLSEDINSQIGTFALVPQVADAVGVPVIAAGGIADPRGLVAALALGASAVQIGTAYLFCPQAKVSTAHRRALDSASASDTALTNLFTGRPARGINNRVMRELGPISELAPRFPLAGGALMPLRAITDPQGNSDFSNLWAGQALRLGKAMPAEQLTREIAERALTLVGR
- the modA gene encoding molybdate ABC transporter substrate-binding protein; this translates as MRTRLPLLAATALACILSVNSAWADEVQVAVAANFTAPIQAIAKDFEKDTGHKLIAAYGATGQFYAQIKNGAPFEVFLAADDSTPAKLEQEKDIVPGSRFTYAIGTLALWSAKDGYVDAQGEVLKKNQYKHLSIANPKTAPYGLAATQVLAKLGLAQATQGKIVEGQNITQAFQFVSTGNAELGFVALSQIYKDGKVTRGSAWVVPSELHDPIRQDAVILNKGKDNPAAKALVEYLKGPKATAIIKSYGYER
- the modB gene encoding molybdate ABC transporter permease subunit, with amino-acid sequence MPLDASDLGAIWLTVKLASLTTLILLLIGTPIAWWLARTRSWLRGPVGAVVALPLVLPPTVIGFYLLIALGPHGWIGQATAALGLGSVVFSFTGLVIGSTVYSLPFVVQPLQNAFAAIGQRPLEVAATLRASPWDTFVHVVLPLARPGFITASILGFAHTVGEFGVVLMIGGNIPDKTRVVSVQIFDHVEAMEYTQAHWLAGAMLVFSFLVLLLLYAGRRGKPGWS
- the modC gene encoding molybdenum ABC transporter ATP-binding protein; its protein translation is MSGSIVARIKLARDDFTLDVDLQLPGRGISALFGHSGSGKTSCLRCLAGLERAASAYIEVNGEVWEDSARNYFQAPHLRPVGYVFQEASLFPHLSVRGNLAFGWRRIAPDERKVNLDQACQLLGIGHLLERRPATLSGGEAQRVGIARALLSSPRLLLMDEPLAALDGPRKREILPYLERLHDELDVPVIYVSHAQDEVARLADHLVLLEQGRATASGPIGQTLARLDLSLAQGDDAGAVLEGVVVDHDAHYGLLDLRLPGSQAPVLRIAHPAHETGSTLRVKIQARDVSLTLSPDGASSILNRLAVRVRDVHPADNPAHVLVSLDAGGNALLARITRFSADQLGLHPGQALIAQIKSVALLG
- a CDS encoding DNA topoisomerase IB, with protein sequence MLDCTLPASLHYVDDSQPGLSRRRWRDRFIYLDAQGQRVRDSETLARIAALVIPPAYTDVWICADPQGHLQATGRDARGRKQYRYHAQWRELRDQHKYGRMLAFAQALPKLRAQLETHLARPGLDREKVMALVVSLLDHTLIRIGNQRYLRDNKSYGLTTLRNRHVKVEGSTIRFQFRGKRGVEHNVTLRDRRLANLLKRCMELPGQALFQYLDEEGQRHSIGSSEINQFLQQLTGADFTAKDYRTWAGSSLALSLLRPLAWEPESEAKRQVASIVKQVAARLGNTPAVCRRCYIHPAVLEHYALGRLAELPGRRVRKGLDPEEVALLLFLQALEQAQAN
- the csrA gene encoding carbon storage regulator CsrA, which encodes MLILTRKVGESIVINDDIKVTILGVKGMQVRIGIDAPKDVQVHREEIFKRIQAGSPAPEKHDDQH
- a CDS encoding response regulator, producing the protein MNTILIVDDEYLIADILGFALEDEGFLVEKASNGRKALEALQEKRVDLVITDYMMPVLNGEELVLAIRKELQLPDLPVILMSGAQASQGRPELFAAAFDKPFDVDKLIAKVRELLGA